DNA from Brassica napus cultivar Da-Ae chromosome C4, Da-Ae, whole genome shotgun sequence:
TCACTAACAACAGAAGAAGGATTAAGCATTCTTCTGGCATTAGCCGACGATGATGATGGTCTCTTGGTGAACTCAGGCTTAGGATGGTTATGACCACCTTTATAGATGATCTCAGTGATCTGTCCATCAGAAGTAGTCTCAACAATCTTCTTGGAAACACAGTTGGGATACGTGCACTTGAAGTAACTCCTAGGGTTCTCGCTCTTCTTCACTTGTTTCTGACCGTATTTTCTCCAACCGTAACCGTCGTTAGAGTTCCTACTCACCATGTACGATGGTACCTTAACCTGGCGATCCGCAAACTCACGAGGAACCGGATCCTCCTGCTTCTTCTGGAGATCTTGAACACCATACGTCTCTTCTTGCAAAGCCTGTAAAAGGAAACAAGTTTGGTTCAGTACAAAGAAACTGTACATGTCGCTGAAACGCTAAGGGGAAGAAACATACGGAAGCAGCGTTTGGCGTTTGCGTTTGCGTTTGCGTTTGCGATGGTAACTGCCAGGGAAAATCTGATCCGTTGAAGCCTTGAAATGGAAACGCTCCTGTCGTTGGAGATATCAAACTCTGCAAGTAACACTACAGAACATCACTAAGAGCTTAAATAGATGAAATGATTGAAGAAAGATGGAAGCTTTATACATGTGAGGAGCTGAGGAGAAGAGGAGAGTCAAGCAACTCGGAGAAGGCGAAGCTGCGAGAAGATTGCGAGATCGGAAGAGGCGACGGTTGAGCCGTCTTGAACTTGGGTAAACCCGACCCAGTTGTCTCCGGGAAAAACCCACCAAGAAAGTCTTCGTCTTGCTCGTAGGGGTCAACGCCGGAGGAAGCAAGGAGGTCGGTGAAAGATGTCGAAGACATGGTTTTGATAAAAGGAGACAACTTTAGAGCTCACAGGAGcaaaagaaagaacaagaaaCGAACTTTTTTGTTGTCAGAGAAATGATCTGTGTGTCTGAGAAGAGAGGATAAAGATGTGGAAGACGACGACGGTGGCGTATCGAGCAAGGTTTGTCtatctttttacattttgtctttttctgcttgtcctaaataaaattttttgttttaatattgatataaatGGTTGACCAATGGCAAtgagatattattatttttttagttggGTCGTCCCCTAGACTGTGTGTGAAACCGCGTGTTAATGGTCATTTTTGTCGTCGGCAGTGATTAAGACCTGTTACTTTAATCAAACCGGAATCAATTGCactaaaaaacactaaaccttcGGTTATAGACCAACAGAtgcatttgttttctttgtatAAGCACTACTAGAGTTTATCCCGCACATAGTGCgggtatattttcattttataaatatttaattttaatattattatataaatttaaatatacaatttatattttagtgtttagtattttataactttttaattttattgtttaagtttcttattactttattaatataggggtttgttttatacattttaccttttttattacgtttttgagttttcataatttgaaatcatcaaataaaaaatattcttcaacatatgatttttgaaaatatatagctgtagaaataattttttaacatatgttaataacttcatttgtataaaacaaatttgaCATGAGTAACAAATTTGAACCCGTTTTAGTGgtagatgataatttatttaaatgaaagcattatattatttaattacgaaattaattaaacaaatattaaataaaaattatttaaaaatttagtaggattttgttagatttttctcaacagattttgttataactgaaaataaaattcaaatctatagttaaaattaatttattattaatattcctattaattattatatcatATTATGTGATTAATGAAATGGTCCTAGTAGACTTctaaatagtagataaaaatggtacttctcttttaatagagaagatacGAAGATGAATAAACAAGACAAAAAGAGTGAAAAATGAATATAGAGAAATACCTTAAGATAgcacaaatttttaaaagaaatatttttaaaacaatagttatattaaatgtattatcttttaaatgtagctttgttttttttttgccttttttaataaatggtattttagtcatttttatttattattttgtataaaaactATCTTCTGTGTTTTTGGATAATTGTCCATGAATATGTAAACTAATTAtgaaagaagaataaaaatgaaatgaatatttttgtttaataactCTTTTATCTCTTATATTACTTGTGATAAAAGACATCTACCAAGTTTtggttagttttattttaaacaattttgacTCACAGCCGAAGACTATAGTCTTCTTGgcatatatatatcatcattGATTTGCTACAATAAAAACTCACCGTTAAGAGCTAACTAAATGTAGTTTAGTATTTATTTCTTTCTTGACTTGCGGTTTCTTGGACACAATAGAGTATAAAGTGTATAACCACGGACCAACAGCACCAATCATACAAATACTCTCTCTAAGGACAGGCAAGAAACTAGCCAGCAACTTCTGGTCCTCCAAGGATGTTAACCTAGAGTAAGATGAGAAAATGCACCTTCAGTTACTGCTACTTCAAACACAGCTAAACTATTTCTCActcttaataatttatatacaagaCAACTTAATTACTCTGGTTTTTCTTCAGCATCAACACGAATAACATCATAGAAACTACACCTCTCATGAAGTTCTTTATCTTTGTTTCCCTTCCCACTCCGCCAATTGCTCAAGCCGAGCATTCTATGCAGCGGTCTAGCAGAAACAGTAAAACTTTTCACAAGTCTCGAGTTAGCTACCTAAAATGGTACTTAGACTCTCTTAAGATGTTAAGAAATGTTCTCATGACCAAGAGCCAGTTAGTTACCTGTTGCTTTTTGCAGTCTTTGGTCAAGCGCTGTTCCTTCCTTCTTGAAAGCAACTTTAGGCTCTTCAAACTTTCCTTTGCTGCAACTATTTTCATTAACATCAGACTCCAACAGaaagaacacacaaaaaaaaaacaatcaaaactgCATTCAAGGTCCATACTTTAAccagaacaaaaaaaacgttGCCTCGCAAATAGAGAGTGAATGACATCAACAGTGACTGTCTCCAAGTGCCGCAAGAGCACCTTCTTGGGCTTCACATCCTCTGCCACATGAACAACATTCAAGTCTCACCGAGTCCATACCAAGTACAAAAGGCCTGAAAATGATGTAAAATTACCTACCTTTCTTCACGGAACCGGAAAGAGGTAGCTTTGATAAGTTCAGTAACGGCAGTTTGAATGATCTTTCATTGATCTCCAACCCTAATTGCCATAACGTTTTCAAGTCCCTTCCTACTTTACGTTTAACTCTAACAATAACAGGCTTGCCTCCTACTTTGACTTGGATTCTACAAAACAAATGTAACAATTCCATTGCAAGATGTATCAGATTCTCTATTTCCGTCAAATTCTTTTAGACCAAACCCTCTTTCGAGCTAGATGCCAACTGAAATGTTCAACAAATCCAAACAACGATTGAAGTTGTTGTAGTAACCTTTAATGAACATTTCAATAATATTATTGTTCATACTTTCTTCATTTGAATCCTTTTACTGTCAGAAATGATATCACGTATTTATGTTTGGTCATTTCATGACAAAACATGATTCTTGGCTAAATAGATACCACTCAAAATGTTGCAGTACATTGTATCCAGATCACGATATAGACCAAAATCATTAACCAATACTCTCAAGAGATTCCTTTTTTTTCTGGTAGCTTATGACAACACTTTCTTTATTAGTAGACAAAGTTATTGTCGACTGCAAAATAGTTTTCTACCTAACAATGGAACCATCCAAAGTAAATACATAATcagtcatatatattttagtatccACAATTTCTACATAATTAGAGTTAAAATTTTCTGTAACCAGACACACATATTCTTGTCTCCATTGACAGGACCAACATCAAATGTACCAAAAAATCTTTTAATCGGAAAATTCTTTTTACACATACCCATTATTCTTTTCTTATGCCCCTTGATTCTCTGAGGCACGGAAAAATCCCCGGCTAACTAATAGTACAAGTTATATCGGATTTTAaacatatcaatttttttttttatgttaaagTCCCTCTATGGGTTTAAATAGCTTGTCATTCTGTTTTGATTGTCTGCATATCTTTTCATCACGTGCTTCTCCGACTTGTGCTGATCCTTTTTTGACCAACTTGTGCTGATCTTGGAATGAAGATAGTCGTCCTTCACTTATTCCGCGTATATTTTTGTAAGGAAAATTAGGCTGTATAggtataaaataaaccagaaTTAAATATCTAGTAAAAAAAAGGTACTTCTATTATTTCTGCTCGTCTCCGGTTAatgaaagagaaaatatttttttctctttttggatTATCATCTACCACCATTCTTCTTCCATCCCTACCACCTTACTTTCCGTCACGTTTACAATATGTCATCACCAACTCTACGTTGTGTTTTGTATTTATCGCCACTTTAATtactatcttttttttataatcaatatttttttttcataatcatTATGTCCTTATTCATACTCACATTCATCATTGCCCCACCAAAGCCACCACAACCACCTCCAAATCCATAATCTTTGCTACATATGTCGTCTCCGCTTCTGAAATCTACAGACCACGACGACGTTACGGTGGAGGCGCCCTTGTTTGTTCTGTAAGTTTCCAGTAGTACTATGTTATTTGAACAATATGCACTATGCTATTTCGTTtgttattattctattttaataatgcttcatattatataatatgtccatattttgatatttgagtttgggtttatatttccttttagggtttagtgattagtgttttgggtttagtttatgaaagGTTTGAGTTGACTTTGGGGTAGGTATTACCTTCTTTCCTGTAATCTTAgacatttcaaaatttaaacattaatatgtactatgttatttcGTTTGTTACTACTCTATTTTGATAATGCTTCATATTATGATATACTATGTGCatatttgatatttgggttagggtttatattttcttttagggtttagtggtTAGAGTTTTAGGCTTAGTTTATAGAAGGTTTAGGTTGACATTGGGTAAACATTACTTCATTCCATGTATTCATAAACATTTCAAAAAacaatatgtactatgttatttgtttgttactattctatttgcatatttaaaattttgaatttattttgatatttgggttagggtttatattcccttttagggtttagtaattagtgttttgggtttagtttataaAAGGTTTGGGTTGATTTTGGGATAAGCAACCTCTACTATTATTAaaccattttaaaatttcattaatatgaaGTATACCATTTAGAATGTTCTATTCTATTTACTATGTTTATCTTCTTCcataatattatatgtttctcCAATCATCGCAGTCATAGTAATCTTTATACGAAAGATGACTGATTCTTTTGGATTGACGACCTCTGTTTCATCTGTAATCACTCCTGCTGTAGCCACTATCTTTGTAGTCACTGCCACCGCCGATGCGTTAACCAGCAATAATCATCAATGTTGTTTTCTTATAAACCTAAAAAGAGAAATTGGGATGATTGGAGAAATAGATAATATTACTGGCAACTTATTGAAAAGAAGGACGAAACCGAAAAAATATTGCACAAATGCTGTGAGAATTAATAACGTCAAAATCAATACTATATTCTTAATTTATCGTTGAAATATGGCTAGTTGGCAAATAAGCCATTTTTGTAATCACTTGTTTTTGCGTATTTCGTTACTAGTCATATACACGGACATGGGGTCGACAAggcatatattaatttatttcagtataaataattattttctgaaGTAGCAGAGTTATGTTCCCATTGTTTCCAGTTTCATAGTTTGTACTTTGCAGGATTACAACTCattctctattttttatttcgGTTTATTTATGAGAGCGGAGAGAAAATTGTTAAAATTTGTTACAAATTTGTTTGAAATAAACTGTGATGTTAAAAAGCAAAAGAGCTAAGGTTTTATATCGGTTTGTTTTAAAGAAGATTGCTAAATTTCAGTTCAGATATTACTAGGACAAGTACAGTATATTTCCATTCTGAACTTGATAGATGGCATCAAAGATTGGCTTTTCAAATTTAACCACTGTTAATTGTGTTCTAAACGTTAAGCTTATGAGCCGGCACACTTCTTAGCTAGCCAAGTTGACAATTTTATTTCTCTGGTTATGTTTATCCTTCATGGCTAGCTAATTAAACTTTGTACTTTGATTATGTTATACCTAATTATTATTGATGTctttttggaaaaaaagaaagttacAAAGAAAATAATCTTATGGGTCCTGCCTCAAGAAGGTTGAAAGCTTCTCAAATGAATGTTGCAAATGTTtagttttgtgattttaaatgtgtTATTGTTAGTAGTCTCAAAAAAGGGGAAGCAGGTCCACTTCCAGTTCTATGCATGTGTTAGAGGTGCATTTGCACATGGTCCAAGCTCAATTTTGTGTGTTTCTCGTACTTTCTTTCTGTTTATTCCTTTTCTTTTATATAGACTCCCACGTAGAAATTATAGGCAACAAATGTTTTAGGATAAGCTCTTCTGTAAATCCAGATCACTTTCAATTCTAATGATATTTGCATGTTTTAGCATTTGCCATGGCGTGCGTTTCCGAGAAGCAAGGGCATcattagttaaaatttattattttatcataaaacGTGGAAGAAAGTGAATCcaatctgaaatttaaaaagaCGATGGAGACCTTCTCATTGACCCGCAGCTCACGAGTACAGCTTAACCAATTATCATCCGTTCACATTATCGAGCATAATCAAATGTGCTACATTGTGAGCAAAGAAATGTTGGGTAGCGTCTGGACCGATTTTAGCACATTGATAAAATGCAATATACAAACTCTTTAGAAGATACACAATATGATACTTTCTAGACTTCTAGGAAAtcaacaaatatattaaaaaacatacaTCAACCACTCATAAACCTTCCAGTGTCTAAATAAGAGACGCATAATCCACGTATGTAAAACTTTTGAGTTCTAGAGTGGAATATACAAAACATGTtagattaaaattattaaaatcggtcagataaattaaaaattctgaTTTAAGAGTCTCAAATCACTCCAAGTGGATTTAGTCATCTTAAATCATCTCAACTCTGTTTGGGTCggtctaaattaatttagagtttgtcaaaatcgGTTGTATTACTGGTTTtagttttgattaatttttaattattttgtgttttaaaatattaatgtttcgaaaaaaaaacatcagagTAGATTATGATATTATCTTCACCATCAAATTGCACGTGTATAATCAAAGGTTATCCTTCTTCTTCCCAAGTTGGTTTGTTAGTGCAAATTAACaagtttatttggttttcttattttgtgtaccttattttgtattatatttcactaaaataattttctaattaagtataaaattttgaaaatatataatataaaattcatgataaataaataaatattcaaaaaatgttTACGTCATGTCTAGGCTCCAAATAATTCACGTAGACGCTAGTCCTCTACTAAGCACACAATTATCATATatcaatttcttgaacattCCATATTTGATGTCTGCGACATTTTTTGTTGTGCAATTTCTCAATGATGTATATGTTATGTTGAACATGCTCCCGAATATACACATAGCAAATAATCATAATT
Protein-coding regions in this window:
- the LOC106407015 gene encoding probable WRKY transcription factor 25 isoform X1 encodes the protein MSSTSFTDLLASSGVDPYEQDEDFLGGFFPETTGSGLPKFKTAQPSPLPISQSSRSFAFSELLDSPLLLSSSHCYLQSLISPTTGAFPFQGFNGSDFPWQLPSQTQTQTQTPNAASALQEETYGVQDLQKKQEDPVPREFADRQVKVPSYMVSRNSNDGYGWRKYGQKQVKKSENPRSYFKCTYPNCVSKKIVETTSDGQITEIIYKGGHNHPKPEFTKRPSSSSANARRMLNPSSVVSEQSESSSISFDYGEVDEEKEQPEIKRLKREGGDEGMSVEVSRGVKEPRVVVQTISEIDVLIDGFRWRKYGQKVVKGNTNPRSYYKCTYQGCGVRKQVERSAEDERAVLTTYEGRHNHDVPTAPRRS
- the LOC106408835 gene encoding RNA-directed DNA methylation 4-like, translated to MELLHLFCRIQVKVGGKPVIVRVKRKVGRDLKTLWQLGLEINERSFKLPLLNLSKLPLSGSVKKEDVKPKKVLLRHLETVTVDVIHSLFARQLAAKESLKSLKLLSRRKEQRLTKDCKKQQVANSRLVKSFTVSARPLHRMLGLSNWRSGKGNKDKELHERCSFYDVIRVDAEEKPE
- the LOC106407015 gene encoding probable WRKY transcription factor 25 isoform X2: MSSTSFTDLLASSGVDPYEQDEDFLGGFFPETTGSGLPKFKTAQPSPLPISQSSRSFAFSELLDSPLLLSSSHSLISPTTGAFPFQGFNGSDFPWQLPSQTQTQTQTPNAASALQEETYGVQDLQKKQEDPVPREFADRQVKVPSYMVSRNSNDGYGWRKYGQKQVKKSENPRSYFKCTYPNCVSKKIVETTSDGQITEIIYKGGHNHPKPEFTKRPSSSSANARRMLNPSSVVSEQSESSSISFDYGEVDEEKEQPEIKRLKREGGDEGMSVEVSRGVKEPRVVVQTISEIDVLIDGFRWRKYGQKVVKGNTNPRSYYKCTYQGCGVRKQVERSAEDERAVLTTYEGRHNHDVPTAPRRS
- the LOC106407015 gene encoding probable WRKY transcription factor 25 (The RefSeq protein has 1 substitution, 3 frameshifts compared to this genomic sequence) is translated as MSSTSFTDLLASSGVDPYEQDEDFLGGFFPETTGSGLPKFKTAQPSPLPISQSSRSFAFSELLDSPLLLSSSHSLISPTTGAFPFQGFNGSDFPWQLPSQTQTQTQTPNAASALQEETYGVQDLQKKQEDPVPREFADRQVKVPSYMVSRNSNDGYGWRKYGQKQVKKSENPRSYFKCTYPNCVSKKIVETTSDGQITEIIYKGGHNHPKPEFTKRPSSSSANARRMLNPSSVVSEQSESSSISFDYGEVDEEKEQPEIKRLKREGGDEGMSVEVSRGVKEPRVVVQTISEIDVLIDGFRWRKYGQKVVKGNTNPRSYYKCPYQGCGVRKQVERSAEDERAVLTTYEGRHNHDVPNRATSLMKTEHTLGLKY